The genomic stretch CCGGCCGGCCTGGTGCTCCAGCAGCCTGATCTCGGTACAGCGATTATGCTGCTGCTCGCCGCCGGCACGCTGTTGGTATTGGCAGGGGTGCACTGGTGGATGCTGGGGGCGCTAGTGGCGCTCACCGCCGCCGCTGCGCCGATCGCCTGGCAGTTTCTGCACGACTATCAGCGCCGCCGTCTGCTCATCTTTCTCGATCCTGAGAACGATCCGCTAGGAGCCGGCTATCATATCCTGCAGTCGAAGATCGCACTCGGCTCGGGCGGGCTGTTCGGCAAGGGCTATCTCGCCGGCACGCAAAGCCATCTCAGCTTCCTGCCCGAGCGCCACACCGATTTCATCTTCACCATGCTGGCCGAGGAGACCGGCCTGGTGGGTGGTGCCGTGCTACTGCTGCTCTACGGTATAGTCTTTGTCTATGGCGTGGCCATCGCACTCGGCTCGCAGAACCAGTTCGGTCGCCTCCTTGCCTACGGCATGACAACGACAATGTTCCTCTATGTTTTCATCAACGTCGCCATGGTCACAGGATTGGTGCCCGTGGTCGGCGTTCCTTTGCCACTGATCTCTTTTGGTGGCACCGCAACCGTGACCGTGATGGTAGCCATCGGCCTCATACTCTGCGTGCACGCTAACCGCGATCTCGCCATCGGCCGTCACGGCGAAGAGGGTTGACACTCCCAAGGCGCCGTCCCCTATCGACACCCCTGTGGACATTTGCTATAGGGGCGCTCCCGCGTGTGGGCGCATAGCTCAGTTGGTAGAGCAGCTGACTCTTAATCAGCGGGTCCGGGGTTCGAGTCCCCGTGCGCCCTCCATAAAATCAATGGGTTAGCGAGAAACAGCTAGAAATTTCTATCATTAATAAGGCTATAATAAGGTTATTCTGCCAAAACCTACCATTCAGTCGCGGTTGGCCCACAAAGCCGGGGTGAGGTCAATCTCCGCCACCCCCAACCTTCACCACATACCAAGCTCCGGAGCCGTCGCCTTTTCAATAGGTTTTCGACTCCCGCAAACGCTACATTCGCCCCGTTGTGTCAAAACTGCATAGATGCTTGGCTCAATATACGGGGATTCGGGCGCCGGGATCCGCGATCTCCACTTTCACGATCTTCGCCACGAAGCGATCTCGCGCCTGTTCGAGGTCGGTCTCAACGTGCCCGAGGTGGCCCTTATCAGCGGACACAAGACGCCCGCGCAACTCTTCCGCTACACCCAGATGCAGGTGCGCACGGTGCAACAGAAACTGGCCGCCCGGAAAACTGAGAAACCCTCTCAGCCCCTTCGTTTTGTGCAATCGTGAAGAAGCTCGGGCCAATGCCGCCAGCAGACCACCTCAATAATAAGGTTCCGAGACCCCGCTAGCTATGTGGCGCGAGAAACCGGACGGGCAGCCTCTGCCAAACCACCCGCTGCAGGAAAGGACGCAGTACGGGACGCATGGCGGCTCACGCACCACGCACCACGGCCCATTGCCCAGGGGCCCGGGCGGTAGTTTCAGTAGCCGGTTGCGGCAGCACCGTGAGCGGCG from Alphaproteobacteria bacterium encodes the following:
- the rodA gene encoding rod shape-determining protein RodA; the encoded protein is MALAGDGGGGGLKTPQTSLASRLLGLNWALVLLVTMLAAIGFAMLVSAANGSFEPWAWRQAVRFAVGLCVAIVVALIDLRFWLRWAYLFYGGALLLLLAVEIIGTTGMGAQRWIDFELFNLQPSEVMKVALVLALARYFHSRRPEEMRRPMVLAMPLALIGLPAGLVLQQPDLGTAIMLLLAAGTLLVLAGVHWWMLGALVALTAAAAPIAWQFLHDYQRRRLLIFLDPENDPLGAGYHILQSKIALGSGGLFGKGYLAGTQSHLSFLPERHTDFIFTMLAEETGLVGGAVLLLLYGIVFVYGVAIALGSQNQFGRLLAYGMTTTMFLYVFINVAMVTGLVPVVGVPLPLISFGGTATVTVMVAIGLILCVHANRDLAIGRHGEEG